A genomic stretch from Lathyrus oleraceus cultivar Zhongwan6 chromosome 2, CAAS_Psat_ZW6_1.0, whole genome shotgun sequence includes:
- the LOC127121262 gene encoding uncharacterized protein LOC127121262 has protein sequence MERKRSFSTINNNSFKKTLQIRNNQNKNKPSFTKEDSAILLKRYDARTVLMLLQEVASNAGWKINWKEMVKKTSTGISSVKEYRILWRHLAYGHSLIDDDFQDLDDDSDLECERKSFPPISKENESQAAACVQVMIESVTMSESAPSSSIIEAPLPIKVASSNLAEETEISFPVIVDRQTRINSSNALSNVRKGGWSKEEDMELQAAVEKWGEGNWTEMAARDDFPLNRTAAQLSKRWRILRNKFWQQ, from the exons ATGGAGAGAAAACGTTCTTTTTCTACTATCAACAACAACAGCTTCAAAAAGAcgttacaaataagaaacaatCAAAACAAGAACAAGCCTTCTTTCACCAAAGAAGATTCTGCAATTCTCTTGAAAAG GTACGACGCAAGGACGGTGTTGATGCTGTTGCAGGAAGTGGCGAGTAATGCAGGATGGAAGATTAATTGGAAGGAGATGGTGAAGAAAACTTCCACCGGTATTTCGAGTGTGAAAGAGTATCGAATTCTGTGGCGGCATTTGGCGTATGGCCATTccttgattgatgatgattttcaAGATCTG GATGATGATAGTGATTTGGAGTGTGAGCGGAAATCATTCCCACCTATATCCAAGGAAAATGAATCGCAAGCTGCAGCATGTGTCcag GTAATGATTGAATCTGTTACAATGAGTGAATCAGCACCAAGTAGTTCAATAATTGAAGCTCCATTGCCTATAAAAGTTGCTTCATCTAATTTAGCAGAAGAGACAGAAATTAGTTTTCCAGTTATTGTGGATAGACAAACAAGGATAAATAGTAGTAATGCATTATCAAATGTAAGAAAAGGAGGATGGTCAAAGGAAGAGGACATGGAATTACAAGCTGCTGTTGAGAAATGGGGTGAAGGGAATTGGACAGAAATGGCTGCAAGAGATGATTTTCCTCTTAATAGAACTGCTGCACAGTTGTCTAAG AGGTGGAGAATTTTAAGAAATAAATTTTGGCAGCAATAA